Proteins encoded together in one Temnothorax longispinosus isolate EJ_2023e chromosome 5, Tlon_JGU_v1, whole genome shotgun sequence window:
- the Mbc gene encoding dedicator of cytokinesis protein 1 isoform X1 — protein MTMTWKRIEEHSGIAIHNFAHPIPYAICLTVGEVVQITAECADWYYGRSKFKGTWGIFPKSYIHILQKSANTDNLVQEITNVLREWGHHWKHLYVTHSEHFETMQQQILDAIGYRSKILSGTLTVDELKDMKRLATAKIGTGNQLLGLDMVVRDEHGNILNPLETSTIQLYYHHETAAERIRKACNDTKKKPYKPQVPVYSHIFFVSVRNFVCKMAEDVELLLTLYDGREMKAITENYVVSWSKEGLARDIDQLHNLRVLFTDLGSRDLMRDKVYLACYVIRIGGMEAKEPDHRRSSVTQANQTKSKGAESMRRPFGVAAMDITLFITGKLEGDVEQHHFIPFIQCCEKDSLDGTLRRIIAQKETNIQKHVNGNIANVTGGQGLWTSLKLLRGDPKQVRDENPHLVLGNVAIARKMGFPEVILPGDVRNDLYLTLISGEFSKGSKSTDKNVEVTVKVCNEHGIAIPGVMTLGGGASPIDEYRSVIYYHEDKPRWCETFKIAIPIEEFKQAHLKFTFKHRSSNEAKDKSEKPFALSYVRLMQRNGTTLQDIQHELLVYKLEQKKYDESDISYFKLPSTRGELAELNMEKKPSLGSLTLSSKDSFLIATNICSTKLTQNVDLLGLLNWASHNTDLKESLAALMKVDGEEIVKFLQDVLDALFNILMSNSDSDVYDDMVFECLLYIIGLVSDRKYQHFQPVLDLYISESFSATLAYKKLIAVLRKRIDNVNNGDGQERDLLLKTMKSLQYCMRFIVESRLLFTELNQDEEEFSQTLTDLLRSIVNLMSHETDGTLLVQGACLKYLPTTIPHLLRVYSGKQLSTILTDLLVTLPTGRLTKQKMMTVNDIVHSPLFLNVDCRAILLPRITILVRDLLESKEEGLSSTPGKSVAKVARLLGENRHRLNQHRGYSEEVELCVKILSDILELTFRKDVGSTVSDVKEIMLTALRTIIQTVISMDRENPLVGNLVSVMLAIFRQMTQLHYEVYINHFGTKIDLLDFLMEILLVFKDLVSRSVFPGDWCEMIMLQNNIILNSLRYFSATIRDYFFTEFEHQAWSNFFHCAIAFLTQPALQLETFTSTKRNRIIKRYKDMRRATVFEIRSMWFNLGQHKILFVPSLVGAILEMALIPDTELRKATIPIFFDMMQCEYYSSRIVEGYGDTKRDPAHIKANFMEYENEMIAKLDILVEGGRGDEQFRTLWTDVMGSLCEKHSTMREQGLRFVDTIARLMERLLQYRDIIHAESQEHRMLCTVNLLEFYSEINRKEMYIRYVNKLCELHLECDNYTEAAYSLKLHSQLLAWSDQPLSPLLISHRYPLCQTHRELKEALYNDIIDYFDKGRMWECALAVCKELVSQYEEETFDYLQLSVLLRRMAKFYDCIIKQLRPEPEYFRVAYYGRGHPAFLQNKVFVYRGKEYERLSDFCTRTLNQLPNAEQMNKLSPPTTEMLESYHQYVQINKVEPLMDEKRHRLSGKPVTAEAVLRCVLYHRVNDVQRFRFSRPAPRKEIIPTNSDKEKEINTSTNNSNEFASLWLERTVLVTSYPLPGILRWFPVTSSETYLVSPLRNAIETMEATNTALRDLIIANRSDPSLPLNPLSMKLNGILDPAVMGGIDNYEKAFLNAEYRDSHPEESSDLLKLEGLIAEQIPLLSLGLQLHKVRAPTELAPFHQRLEQCFMSMRTQVEAKYGKRTCDLQIESLTQTVTMRRPPISRGDNHCLSESNMNNSDYATHYRVSSLTRSQVATFKSLTSFNFNNSTPPSNAQSVNLSRNNSMRSHILSTASLQKALGNPSPGTYKKKDSKRRSSRKSDSATVTKTDQPTSQWYTTTEISHSSIQATSSVTSLISNLHSTHVFELRQELTPKRPLRSEAEKERRMSNRWSGQSHYLRNINNGLESSGLGKGNRDSVGTTDSTASEDDPPPPLPIKMREADYCNLPEELSNNRCAATLNNLNKSSGQLKNKLPTPTDDDVDSHSKPPTPPPKPKRPIHNLNKNTLASNDVENSPVEDSSTA, from the exons CCATCCATAATTTTGCACATCCAATCCCGTACGCAATATGCTTAACGGTCGGAGAGGTTGTACAAATAACTGCGGAATGTGCAGATTGGTATTACGGCCGCAGCAAGTTTAAGGGTACATGGggaatttttccaaaatcctACATACATATCCTGCAGAAATCTGCGAATACGGATAACTTAGTGCAGGAGATTACTAACGTCTTGCGAGAATGGGGGCATCATTGGAAACATTTGTATGTG ACACACTCCGAGCACTTCGAAACAATGCAGCAACAGATTCTGGATGCGATCGGATACAGAAGCAAGATTTTAAGCGGGACTTTAACGGTAGACGAGTTGAAGGACATGAAGAGATTGGCGACAGCAAAGATAGGCACTGGGAATCAACTGTTGGGCTTGGACATGGTGGTTCGAGACGAGCACGGAAATATTCTGAATCCCCTGGAGACAAGCACTATCCAATTGTATTACCATCACGAGACTGCTGCGGAAAGGATAAGAAAAGCGTGCAATGATACCAAGAAGAAGCCCTACAAGCCACAAGTACCTGTATATTCACATATCTTCTTCGTTAGTGTGAGaaattttgtatgtaaaatGGCAGAGGACGTAGAGCTGCTGTTGACTTTGTACGACGGCAGAGAGATGAAAGCTATCACGGAGAACTACGTGGTATCGTGGAGCAAAGAGGGACTCGCGAGGGACATTGATCAGCTGCACAATCTTAGAGTATTGTTCACGGATCTTGGTTCCAGAGATTTAATGAGGGACAAAGTTTATTTAGCCTGTTACGTAATTAGAATAGGCGGTATGGAAGCCAAAGAACCGGACCACCGTCGCTCGAGTGTTACACAAGCTAATCAAACCAAATCTAAGGGCGCGGAAAGTATGAGGCGACCGTTTGGTGTAGCCGCTATGGATATTACCTTATTCATTACCGGCAAGCTTGAAGGTGATGTTGAGCAACATCATTTTATACCTTTTATACA ATGTTGTGAGAAAGACAGTCTTGATGGCACATTACGTAGAATTATCGCGcagaaagaaacaaatatcCAGAAACACGTTAACGGCAATATTGCCAATGTCACAGGTGGACAAGGATTGTGGACTAGCTTAAAATTGCTGAGGGGCGATCCGAAACAA GTACGTGATGAAAATCCACATTTGGTGCTCGGTAATGTTGCCATCGCGCGTAAAATGGGATTCCCAGAAGTTATTTTGCCGGGTGACGTACGTAATGATTTGTATCTGACGTTAATTAGCGGTGAATTCAGCAAAGGCTCCAAATCTACGGACAAAAATGTAGAAGTAACG gtCAAAGTATGTAATGAACATGGTATAGCGATCCCCGGAGTTATGACATTAGGTGGCGGCGCGTCTCCAATTGACGAGTATCGTAGCGTAATTTATTATCACGAAGACAAGCCTAGATGGTGCGAAACATTTAAGATCGCCATACCTATAGAAGAATTTAAGCAGGCCCACTTAAAGTTTACATTTAAGCATCGCAGTTCTAACGAAGCGAAAGATAAGTCTGAAAAGCCATTTGCTTTAAGTTACGTTCGATTAATGCAACGCAACGGCACGACTCTACAAGACATACAACACGAATTGTTGGTTTACAAGTTAGAGCAGAAGAAATACGACGAGAGCGATATATCCTACTTTAAATTGCCATCCACTCGTGGAGAATTg GCTGAATTAAACATGGAGAAAAAGCCAAGTTTAGGATCGCTAACATTAAGCAGTAAGGATAGTTTTTTGATAGCGACCAATATTTGCTCAACTAAATTAACCCAGAATGTAGACTTATTAGGTTTACTTAATTGGGCATCGCACAATACGGACTTAAAAGAATCTTTAGCTGCTTTAATGAAAGTTGACGGGGAGGAAATAGTGAAGTTTCTGCAG GATGTTTTGGatgctttatttaatatcttaatgaGTAATTCAGACAGTGATGTTTACGATGACATGGTCTTTGAGTgccttttatatattatcggACTCGTATCCGATAGAAAGTACCAGCACTTCCAACCAgtattagatttatatatttctgagAGCTTCTCTGCAACTCTTgcatataagaaattaattgcgGTATTACGCAAGCGTATAGATAACGTCAACAACGGCGATGGACAGGAACGAGATTTATTGCTTAAGACAATGAAAAGTCTGCAATACTGCATGAGATTTATTGTCGAATCTCGTCTTTTATTTACTGa gttAAATCAGGATGAAGAAGAATTCTCACAAACCTTAACTGATCTATTACGGTCTATCGTTAATCTCATGAGTCATGAAACAGATGGTACTCTCTTGGTTCAAGGCGCCTGTCTCAAGTACCTACCAACGACGATACCTCATTTATTAAGAGTTTATAGCGGCAAGCAATTAAGCACAATTTTAACAGATTTACTCGTGACTCTACCAACGGGTAGATTaactaaacaaaaaatgatGACGGTAAATGACATCGTCCACAGTccgctttttttaaatgtggaCTGTAGAGCGATTTTATTACCAAGAATTACTATACTTGTGAGAGACTTATTGGAGTCCAAGGAGGAG GGTCTATCGAGTACGCCTGGAAAGAGCGTGGCGAAGGTAGCCAGGCTGCTCGGCGAAAATCGGCATCGGCTCAACCAACACCGCGGCTACTCCGAAGAG GTGGAATTATGCGTCAAGATATTGTCTGACATCCTGGAACTGACTTTTAGAAAAGACGTGGGTAGCACAGTTTCAGATGTCAAGGAGATAATGTTAACAGCCCTGCGTACTATTATACAGACAGTCATATCAATGGACAGAGAAAATCCCTTAGTTGGAAATTTAGTTTCAGTAATGTTGGCGATATTCAG aCAAATGACACAACTCCATTACGAGGTGTATATCAATCATTTTGGAACAAAAATCGATTTGCTTGACTTTCTTATGGAGATACTGTTAGTCTTTAAAGATCTGGTATCTAGAAGCGTATTTCCAGGGGACTGGTGTGAAATGATTATGCTccaaaataacattattttgaattctttACGGTATTTCTCGGCTACAATTagagattattttttcacCGAGTTTGAACATCAAGCATGGTCAAATTTCTTTCATTGCGCTATCGCATTCTTAACTCAACCTGCCCTACAATTGGAGACATTTACGTCAACGAAACGAAATCGAATTATTAAGCGTTATAAAGATATGCGCAG AGCAACTGTGTTTGAAATCAGATCTATGTGGTTCAACTTGGGCCAACACAAAATACTGTTTGTGCCCAGTTTAGTTGGTGCCATCCTCGAAATGGCATTAATACCTGATACCGAATTAAGAAAAGCTACTATACCTATTTTTTTCGACATGATGCAATGCGAGTACTACAGTTCACGTATAGTGGAAGGATATGGGGATACTAAGCGCGATCCTGCTCATATCAAAGCTAATTTTATGGAATATGAAAACGAAATGATTGCAAAATTGGATATTCTG GTCGAAGGAGGCAGAGGCGATGAACAGTTTCGTACACTTTGGACTGACGTTATGGGTTCTTTATGCGAGAAACATTCTACAATGCGAGAACAAGGCTTGCGTTTCGTAGACACTATAGCTAGACTCATGGAACGCTTATTGCAATATCGCGATATTATTCATGCAGAATCCCAAGAACATCGTATGCTTTGCACtgtaaatttattagaattctATTCTGAGATTAATAGAAAGGAAATGTATATCAg ATATGTGAATAAGCTGTGTGAATTACACCTAGAATGCGATAATTATACAGAAGCAGCTTATTCTTTAAAGCTCCACAGCCAATTATTAGCATGGAGTGATCAACCTTTGTCACCTTTGTTAATATCACACAG aTATCCGTTATGTCAAACACACCGTGAGTTGAAAGAAGCATTGTACAatgatattattgattattttgataaaggAAGAATGTGGGAATGCGCCCTTGCCGTTTGCAAGGAACTAGTCTCACAATATGAGGAAGAAACATTTGATTATTTGCAACTGTCCGTACTATTAAGACGGATGGCAAAGTTTTATGACTGTATAATAAAACAGTTAAGGCCTGAACCAGAATATTTCAGAGTCGCATATTACGGCAGAGGGCACCCTGCCTTCCTTCAAAACAAG GTATTTGTTTATCGAGGAAAGGAATACGAAAGACTTAGTGATTTTTGCACAAGAACACTGAATCAGTTACCGAATGCAGAGCAAATGAATAAGTTGTCTCCGCCCACCACAGAGATGCTAGAATCATATCATCAATATGTACAAATCAACAAGGTAGAGCCACTGATGGATGAAAAGAGGCATCGCCTAAGTGGTAAACCAGTTACTGCAGAAGCAGTTTTAAGGTGCGTATT ATATCATCGTGTGAACGATGTGCAGCGCTTTAGATTTTCAAGACCTGCTCCGAGAAAGGAAATCATTCCGACAAATAGCGAtaaggaaaaggaaataaatactAGCACCAACAATAGCAATGAGTTTGCCTCGTTATGGTTGGAAAGAACAGTACTTGTTACAAGCTACCCGTTGCCAGGAATACTTCGATGGTTCCCTGTGACGTCTAGCGAGACATATTTAGTCAGTCCCTTGAGGAATGCGATTGAAACTATGGAAGCTACAAACACAGCATTGAGGGATCTCATTATTGCCAACAG GAGTGATCCCAGTCTTCCATTAAATCCTTTGAGCATGAAATTAAATGGCATATTGGATCCTGCTGTTATGGGTGGAATCGATAACTATGAAAAGGCCTTCCTCAACGCAGAGTACAGAGATAGTCATCCGGAAGAGAGTTCGGATCTTCTCAAGTTAGAAGGGCTTATTGCAGAGCAAATCCCTCTACTCAGCCTAGGTCTACAGTTACATAAAGTACGAGCACCCACCGAATTGGCGCCGTTTCATCAACGTTTAGAGCAATGTTTCATGTCAATGCGTACTCAAGTAGAAGCTAAATATGGAAAAAGG ACCTGCGACTTGCAAATTGAAAGCCTAACGCAAACCGTAACAATGCGGAGACCACCAATTTCGAGAGGAGATAATCACTGCCTGTCCGAgtcaaatatgaataattcaGA CTATGCAACTCACTACAGGGTATCCTCACTTACAAGATCCCAAGTTGCAACGTTCAAGTCGCTTACATCGTTCAATTTTAACAACAGCACACCTCCAAGTAATGCTCAAAGCGTCAATTTGTCAAG AAACAACTCCATGCGTTCGCACATCTTGTCAACGGCCTCTTTGCAAAAGGCATTGGGAAATCCAAGTCCAGGAACGTACAAAAAGAAGGATTCAAAGCGTAGAAGCTCGCGAAAGAGTGATTCCGCCACAGTGACAAAAACCGATCAACCGACCAGCCAGTGGTATACCACAACCGAAATATCCCACAGCTCAATTCAGGCAACATCGTCTGTTACGTCGTTAATATCTAATTTACATTCAACACATGTATTTGAGCTTCGACAAGAG CTCACACCAAAACGTCCCCTGAGATCGGAAgcggagaaagaaaggagaatgAGTAATCGTTGGTCCGGCCAATCTCACTATCTAAGGAACATCAACAACGGACTGGAATCAAGCGGTTTAGGGAAGGGAAATAGAGATAGCGTCGGCACAACTGACAGTACAGCATCCGAGGACGACCCGCCACCTCCTCTACCGATTAAAATGCGCGAAGCCGATTATTGTAATCTTCCAGAGGAGCTGTCTAATAATCGGTGTGCGGCTACTTTGAATAATCTCAACAAGTCTTCGGGACAGTTGAAGAACAAGTTGCCGACACCTACCGACGACGATGTAGACAGTCATTCTAAACCGCCCACACCTCCACCGAAACCGAAAAGACCGATTcacaatttgaataaaaacacGCTTGCCTCTAACGACGTCGAAAACTCACCTGTCGAGGATTCGTCGACTGCATAA